In Hyphomicrobiales bacterium, the sequence ATCGTCCTGTGCATCTCGGAGCATCTCCTCAGCGAACGCCTCGGCGTCCTGGAACGCTTCAAGGAGATCAGCGATCACTTCCTCAGCGCCTCGCTGGCGAACCAGGGCGCCTTCCGGATCCTGAAATCCCTGGAAACCTTCATCGGCAACCCCGTCGGGCTCTATGACGAGCAACTGCAATGCCTGGCCGGAACCGCGGGCAGCTCCGTCAGCCTCGCCCCACCCGAGGGGCACCAGGAGGGCGCGCCCTATTACATCCAGACCATCGCGGCACCCGAGGCGGACGGCCGGACCTGCAGCCGCTATGTCTTCTCGGTGCGCGTCGGCGACGAGGTCAGGCTGTACCTCACCGTTCTCGAACTGAATGGCGAGCTGGAGGACGTCCAGTCCATCGCGATCGAAAGCGCCATCAACGCGCTCGCGCTCGATTTCTTGCGGCAGCAGGCCGTGATCGAGGTCGAGAAGCAGTTCCGCTTCGACCTGATCGGCGACCTGCTGGGCGGCAGCGCCCTGCCCTCCAGCGAATTACATCGGCGCGCCGGCCTGATCCAGTGGGATCTCAAGCGGAAGCACGCCGTGACGGTCATCGGCCTGAAGGCTCCACAGAAACCGCCCGGCGCAGCGGCAAGCGAAAGCAGGAGCCTGGAACGCCTGGCACAGCTCCTCGGCAATGTGGTCGACAACGCCCATGCCCAGGTTCGGGGCGGCCATATCGTCCTGTTCTGGCCGACCGGCGAAGGGCGGGAATGGCGCATGCAGCTCGAGCGCCGTTTTGCCGAATTGAGCGCGTTGTGGTCCCGCACCGAGGAGCGCGCCATCCTTCATGCCGGCATCGGCGAGGTCGCGGCCGATGTCGAAAGCCTGCCCCGGAGCTATCGGCAGGCACTGGATGCGCTGAACATCGGCATCCGCGCGCGCTTTGAGAAGAATCTCGTCTTCTTTCACGAGCTCGGCATCTACCGCATGCTTTGCCGGCTGGCGCCGCAGCATGAGCTCAGGGACATGGTCCCCCCCTCCTTGCAGCGGCTGATGGCGGTGAAAACTCGCGCCCGCGCCGATCTCATCGAGACGCTGGAGGCCTATATCGCCTGCAGCCGCAACGCACTCGAAACCTCGCGCCGCCTCGATGTCCACCCCAAGACCGTCCTCTACAGGCTCGACAAGATCAGGGCGGAAGCCGGCATCGACCTCGACGATGCCGAAGAGATGCTGATG encodes:
- a CDS encoding putative CdaR family transcriptional regulator (Evidence 3 : Putative function from multiple computational evidences), translated to MAHQLKISELLQFAPFKQARLICGEEGLSNPVRGVNVIEAPDVTDWVQPGDVLLTNFYSLDRLRPLDAFIEKVAARKLSALIVKTGLFVQEVPEEIVEAARRHRLPVIEIPRSVLYRTIVLCISEHLLSERLGVLERFKEISDHFLSASLANQGAFRILKSLETFIGNPVGLYDEQLQCLAGTAGSSVSLAPPEGHQEGAPYYIQTIAAPEADGRTCSRYVFSVRVGDEVRLYLTVLELNGELEDVQSIAIESAINALALDFLRQQAVIEVEKQFRFDLIGDLLGGSALPSSELHRRAGLIQWDLKRKHAVTVIGLKAPQKPPGAAASESRSLERLAQLLGNVVDNAHAQVRGGHIVLFWPTGEGREWRMQLERRFAELSALWSRTEERAILHAGIGEVAADVESLPRSYRQALDALNIGIRARFEKNLVFFHELGIYRMLCRLAPQHELRDMVPPSLQRLMAVKTRARADLIETLEAYIACSRNALETSRRLDVHPKTVLYRLDKIRAEAGIDLDDAEEMLMVQIGLKITKMLGVPEQH